Proteins encoded in a region of the Halostella limicola genome:
- a CDS encoding M28 family metallopeptidase, with protein MTDLDRALGRAWRDDAPWRTLSRLAELPDRLGGHEGERRAADIVAEALADAGVRDVTRQSFSMTRWTRGAASFSVTAPVERAFEAVALPYSPGGEVTADIVDAGYGTPEEIDAADVDGNVVVASTDTPPDRRFLHRMEKYGHAVDAGAAAFVFANHVEGQLPPTGALRFDAAGEIPGVGVSKEDGAWLREYAERGATVSVGVDAGTDPGESRNVHGVLGPDGADEEVVALAHYDAHDVGEGALDNACGVAVLVGAARVLAELDLDCRVRVAGVGCEELGLLGSEALADVLDLDAVRAVVNVDGAGRFRDLRAFTHASDAMNDLVDRVADETGHPVVEKPDPHPFSDHWPFLRDGVPALQLHSESGERGRGWTHTRADTRDKVDRRNLRSHAMLAALLIRELVAADDAPPRVDPATLREAFRERAYESGMRAAGVWPDEWG; from the coding sequence ATGACGGACCTCGACCGCGCGCTCGGCCGCGCATGGCGCGACGACGCCCCGTGGCGAACGCTCTCCCGCCTCGCCGAACTCCCCGACCGACTCGGCGGGCACGAGGGCGAGCGCCGCGCCGCCGATATCGTGGCGGAGGCGCTCGCCGACGCCGGCGTCCGCGACGTGACTCGACAGTCGTTCTCGATGACGCGCTGGACACGCGGCGCGGCGTCGTTCTCGGTGACTGCCCCGGTCGAGCGCGCCTTCGAGGCGGTCGCACTCCCGTACTCGCCCGGCGGCGAGGTGACGGCCGACATCGTGGACGCGGGCTACGGGACGCCGGAGGAGATAGACGCCGCGGACGTCGACGGGAACGTCGTCGTCGCGAGCACGGACACGCCGCCGGACCGACGGTTCCTCCACCGGATGGAGAAGTACGGCCACGCGGTCGACGCCGGCGCGGCGGCGTTCGTCTTCGCCAACCACGTCGAGGGGCAACTGCCGCCGACCGGCGCGCTCCGGTTCGACGCCGCCGGCGAGATCCCGGGCGTCGGCGTCTCGAAGGAGGACGGCGCGTGGCTCCGGGAGTACGCCGAGCGCGGCGCGACCGTCAGCGTCGGCGTCGACGCGGGGACGGACCCCGGTGAGAGCCGGAACGTCCACGGGGTCCTCGGTCCGGACGGCGCGGACGAGGAGGTCGTCGCCCTCGCGCACTACGACGCCCACGACGTCGGCGAGGGCGCGCTCGACAACGCCTGTGGCGTCGCGGTGCTGGTCGGCGCGGCGCGGGTCCTCGCCGAACTCGACCTCGACTGCCGCGTGCGCGTCGCCGGCGTGGGTTGCGAGGAACTCGGTCTGCTGGGGAGCGAGGCGCTCGCGGACGTGCTTGACCTCGACGCCGTCCGCGCGGTCGTCAACGTCGACGGCGCGGGCCGCTTTCGGGACCTGCGGGCGTTCACGCACGCTTCGGACGCGATGAACGACCTCGTCGACCGCGTCGCCGACGAGACCGGTCATCCCGTCGTCGAGAAGCCGGACCCGCACCCGTTCAGCGACCACTGGCCCTTCCTGCGCGACGGCGTGCCGGCGCTGCAGTTGCACAGCGAGAGCGGCGAGCGCGGCCGCGGGTGGACTCACACCCGCGCCGACACCCGCGACAAGGTCGACCGCCGGAACCTCCGATCTCACGCGATGCTCGCCGCCCTGCTGATACGCGAACTCGTCGCGGCCGACGACGCCCCGCCCCGCGTCGACCCGGCGACGCTGCGCGAGGCGTTCCGCGAGCGGGCGTACGAGTCCGGGATGCGAGCGGCCGGCGTATGGCCCGACGAGTGGGGCTAG
- a CDS encoding DUF5811 family protein, with amino-acid sequence MNGNTPYAGNPGITQAGKRATADLPELTQDQKRALRQDVSRIAARTREYLPSEYVVDSEISHGAGGPQVTVAVRPPVGHPVSAGFTPDEDDLDGEDLIAAEDRNEVARGLAASAALQVKQAMQEGVTPTAR; translated from the coding sequence ATGAACGGAAACACGCCGTACGCCGGAAACCCCGGTATTACGCAGGCCGGCAAGCGCGCCACGGCTGATCTCCCTGAACTCACTCAGGACCAGAAGCGGGCGCTCCGTCAGGACGTCTCCCGGATCGCGGCCCGCACCCGCGAGTACCTCCCCAGCGAGTACGTCGTCGACTCCGAGATCTCCCACGGCGCCGGCGGTCCGCAGGTGACCGTCGCCGTCCGCCCCCCGGTCGGCCACCCCGTCTCCGCCGGCTTCACGCCGGACGAGGACGACCTCGACGGCGAGGACCTCATCGCCGCCGAGGACCGCAACGAAGTCGCCCGCGGCCTCGCCGCCAGCGCCGCCCTGCAGGTCAAACAGGCCATGCAGGAGGGCGTCACGCCGACCGCGCGGTAA
- a CDS encoding NOB1 family endonuclease produces the protein MYVLDSSAFINEYHTDEQTATIPMVREELEDESAYRYDAMEGSGMHIHIPGDQTTEKVRRAAKELGDLEELSDTDVRLIAATFELDGTLVTDDYAMQNVAERLNVDVDVIAQDGIAEERSWLFQCQGCGREFDDNKDRCPICGSALSRKNPSNA, from the coding sequence ATGTACGTTCTCGATTCGTCCGCTTTCATCAACGAGTACCACACCGACGAGCAGACGGCCACGATTCCGATGGTCCGGGAGGAACTCGAGGATGAGAGCGCCTACCGGTACGACGCGATGGAGGGGTCGGGGATGCACATTCACATCCCGGGCGACCAGACGACGGAGAAGGTCCGCCGCGCGGCGAAAGAGCTCGGCGACCTGGAGGAACTCTCCGACACCGACGTTCGCCTCATCGCCGCGACGTTCGAACTCGACGGGACGCTCGTCACGGACGACTACGCGATGCAGAACGTGGCGGAGCGGCTGAACGTCGACGTGGACGTCATCGCGCAGGACGGCATCGCCGAGGAACGCTCCTGGCTGTTCCAGTGTCAGGGCTGCGGGCGCGAGTTCGACGACAACAAGGACCGCTGTCCGATCTGCGGGAGCGCGCTCTCTCGAAAGAACCCGTCGAACGCCTAG
- the infB gene encoding translation initiation factor IF-2, translated as MSDTDTRDPSESLRTPIVAVLGHVDHGKTSLLDKIRGSAVIEGESGAITQHIGATAVPLDVISEIAGDLVDPDDFDLPGLLFIDTPGHHSFTTLRSRGGALADIAILVVDVNDGFQPQTLEALDILKRSETPFIVAANKIDTVPGWNANEDAPIQQTYDQQSDRVRSDLDESLYEIIGNLSDEGFSADMYWRVQNFQNNVGVVPVSAMTGEGVPDLLTVMMGLSQRYMKEAMEIDVEGPGVGTVLEVKEEKGFGTTVDVVLYDGTVAEDDTIVVGGENDPIVTEVRALLKPRPLAEIRTESRFDTVDSISAASGVKIAAPELDEAMAGAPVRVVRDSPVEEVVAEVEEELSDIAVSTGEEGVVIKADTLGSLEAMANALEEAEVPIMRAEVGDVAPRDVSVASTAEDDKHQTILGFNVDVLDDAEDQADLDDVNVFESDVIYQLIEEYEEYVEEIEKAQQETVLENITRPARFRILPDHTFRQNDPAVVGVEVLAGTVKNNSRVVLFEGNEPDRVGQIKGIQEQGEDVDEARRGDRVSVAIDGPTVGRQIEEGDELWTELPEKHAKILEQELSDDIPADEFEALQQYLDKQRKRDPFWGK; from the coding sequence ATGTCTGATACCGATACACGCGACCCGTCAGAATCCCTTCGTACCCCCATCGTCGCCGTCCTGGGCCACGTCGACCACGGCAAGACCAGTCTGCTCGACAAGATCCGCGGCTCCGCCGTCATCGAGGGCGAGTCCGGGGCGATCACCCAGCACATCGGCGCGACGGCCGTCCCGCTCGACGTCATCTCGGAGATCGCCGGCGACCTCGTCGATCCCGACGACTTCGACCTCCCCGGGCTCCTGTTCATCGACACGCCGGGGCACCACTCCTTCACGACGCTTCGCTCCCGCGGCGGCGCGCTCGCCGACATCGCCATCCTCGTCGTCGACGTCAACGACGGCTTCCAGCCCCAGACGCTGGAGGCACTCGACATCCTCAAGCGCTCCGAGACGCCCTTCATCGTCGCCGCGAACAAGATCGACACCGTCCCCGGGTGGAACGCCAACGAGGACGCCCCGATCCAGCAGACGTACGACCAGCAGAGCGACCGGGTGCGCTCCGACCTCGACGAGTCCCTCTACGAGATCATCGGCAACCTCTCCGACGAGGGCTTCTCCGCGGACATGTACTGGCGGGTCCAGAACTTCCAGAACAACGTCGGCGTCGTCCCCGTCTCCGCCATGACCGGCGAGGGCGTCCCCGACCTGCTGACCGTCATGATGGGCCTCTCCCAGCGCTACATGAAGGAGGCGATGGAGATCGACGTCGAGGGGCCCGGCGTCGGCACCGTCCTCGAAGTGAAAGAGGAGAAGGGCTTCGGCACGACCGTCGACGTCGTCCTCTACGACGGCACCGTCGCCGAGGACGACACCATCGTCGTCGGCGGCGAGAACGACCCCATCGTCACGGAGGTCCGCGCCCTGCTCAAGCCGCGCCCGCTCGCCGAGATTCGGACGGAGAGCCGCTTCGACACGGTCGACTCGATCTCCGCCGCGTCCGGCGTGAAGATCGCCGCGCCCGAACTCGACGAGGCGATGGCCGGCGCGCCGGTCCGGGTCGTCCGCGACAGCCCCGTCGAAGAGGTCGTCGCCGAGGTCGAGGAGGAGCTCTCCGACATCGCCGTCTCCACCGGCGAGGAGGGCGTCGTCATCAAGGCCGACACGCTCGGCAGCCTCGAAGCGATGGCCAACGCCCTCGAGGAGGCCGAAGTCCCGATCATGCGGGCCGAGGTCGGCGACGTCGCGCCGCGGGACGTCAGCGTCGCCAGCACCGCGGAGGACGACAAGCACCAGACGATCCTCGGGTTCAACGTCGACGTGCTGGACGACGCCGAGGACCAGGCCGACCTCGACGACGTGAACGTCTTCGAGAGCGACGTGATCTACCAGCTCATCGAGGAGTACGAGGAGTACGTCGAGGAGATCGAGAAGGCCCAGCAGGAGACGGTCCTCGAGAACATCACCCGCCCCGCCCGCTTCCGCATCCTCCCGGACCACACCTTCCGCCAGAACGACCCCGCGGTCGTCGGCGTCGAGGTGCTCGCCGGCACCGTCAAGAACAACTCCCGGGTCGTCCTCTTCGAGGGCAACGAACCCGACCGCGTCGGCCAGATCAAGGGGATCCAGGAGCAGGGCGAGGACGTCGACGAGGCCCGCCGCGGCGACCGCGTCTCCGTCGCCATCGACGGCCCCACCGTCGGCCGCCAGATCGAGGAGGGCGACGAGCTCTGGACGGAACTCCCCGAGAAGCACGCGAAGATACTCGAACAGGAGCTCTCCGACGACATCCCGGCCGACGAGTTCGAGGCGCTCCAGCAGTACCTCGACAAGCAGCGGAAGCGGGACCCGTTCTGGGGGAAGTAA
- a CDS encoding PRC-barrel domain-containing protein, which produces MSGILAENLSGKDVMGSDGTELGMLYNITMDLRTGELNDMIVEPTEETPKRSIDFETDTGGRFRVPVSRVQAVKDYIVVQR; this is translated from the coding sequence ATGTCCGGCATACTGGCAGAGAACCTCTCGGGGAAGGACGTCATGGGGTCCGACGGCACCGAACTCGGGATGCTGTACAACATCACGATGGACCTCCGAACGGGCGAGCTCAACGACATGATCGTCGAGCCCACCGAGGAGACGCCGAAGCGTAGCATCGACTTCGAAACCGACACCGGCGGCCGGTTCCGCGTTCCGGTATCGCGCGTCCAGGCTGTGAAAGACTACATCGTCGTCCAGCGGTAA
- the truA gene encoding tRNA pseudouridine(38-40) synthase TruA: MDAYRIAYDGRPYHGFQRQPDVPTVEDAVFDALRDLGVSDGAPPGYAAAGRTDAGVSAVAQTVAFDAPEWLSPAAFNGELPASVRAWARADAPDGFHATHHATAREYVYHLYAPDADAGRARTALDRLRGEHDFHNLTPDDEGTVRDLDASLVVDGDYLVLTFRAGGFARQLVRRLVSLARAVATGEAAMEKIERVLAPEPLPGHEGIPPAPAYPLVLVDAEYPDLTFAVDEDAAESAQAVFGGKRVEWRTRARVAGEMADRL, encoded by the coding sequence ATGGACGCCTACCGGATCGCCTACGACGGCCGCCCGTACCACGGGTTCCAGCGTCAGCCGGACGTGCCGACCGTCGAGGACGCGGTCTTCGACGCCTTGCGTGACCTCGGCGTCTCCGACGGCGCGCCGCCGGGGTACGCCGCCGCCGGGCGGACCGACGCGGGCGTCTCCGCCGTCGCCCAGACAGTCGCGTTCGACGCGCCGGAGTGGCTCTCGCCCGCCGCGTTCAACGGGGAACTCCCCGCGAGCGTCCGAGCGTGGGCGCGGGCCGACGCGCCCGACGGGTTCCACGCGACCCACCACGCGACTGCCCGGGAGTACGTCTACCACCTGTACGCGCCGGACGCCGACGCGGGGCGGGCGCGGACCGCACTGGACCGGCTCCGGGGCGAGCACGATTTCCACAACCTGACGCCGGACGACGAGGGGACGGTCCGGGACCTCGACGCCTCGCTCGTGGTCGACGGCGACTACCTCGTCCTGACGTTCCGCGCCGGCGGGTTCGCCCGACAACTCGTCCGGCGGCTCGTCTCGCTGGCCCGCGCCGTCGCGACTGGCGAGGCGGCGATGGAGAAGATAGAGCGCGTTCTCGCGCCCGAACCGCTCCCCGGCCACGAGGGGATCCCGCCCGCGCCGGCGTATCCGCTCGTGCTCGTCGACGCGGAGTACCCGGACCTGACGTTCGCGGTCGACGAGGACGCCGCCGAGAGCGCACAGGCGGTGTTCGGCGGAAAGCGGGTGGAGTGGCGAACACGGGCGCGGGTGGCCGGGGAGATGGCGGACCGGCTCTAG
- the pepF gene encoding oligoendopeptidase F, protein MSSVPERSEIETEYKWDLESVYATDDEWEAAYEDVAERVDDLSAYEGRVADDGETLLEVLELRDAIMRDVSKVYAYARMRRDEDTRDQEYQALTARAQSLHSDAASAASFIEPEIQSLSREELDAMVESTDGLEGYDHYLGDVLRMKEHTRSAEVEELLAELGEVTHGTGEVYNMLTNADMEFPAVEDPEGEAVEITLSNFTKLQKNPNREFRREVYEQFFDEWAEVRNAVGSAYKNSVKADVKEARARNYDTARQAALDGPNIPVEVYDNLVETARENLDTLHRHADLKREALGVDELRMWDLYMPMTESESPDVGYGEAKEHIVEAVGALGEDYQSRVAEGLESRWVDVYENQGKQAGAYSGGTYDTQPFILMNYQDDISSMYTLAHELGHSLHSQYTSEEQPYVYSDYEIFVAEVASTVNEALLTHHLLDTVEDPQFRRHVLNEYLERFRSTLYRQTMFADFEHRVHELEEAGEALTPDRLDELYRELKAEFYEPAVVDDRIAREWMRIPHFYRAYYVFQYSTGISAAVAIAQGILEEGEPAAQRYIEFLQRGSREYPLDLLRHAGVDMSSPEPIQRALDEYDEHLDEMASLI, encoded by the coding sequence ATGAGTTCGGTACCCGAACGCTCGGAGATAGAGACCGAGTACAAGTGGGACCTGGAGAGCGTCTACGCGACCGACGACGAGTGGGAGGCCGCCTACGAGGACGTCGCCGAGCGCGTCGACGATCTGTCTGCCTACGAGGGCCGCGTCGCCGACGACGGCGAGACCCTCCTCGAAGTGCTGGAACTGCGGGACGCGATCATGCGTGACGTGTCGAAGGTGTACGCCTACGCCCGCATGCGCCGCGACGAGGACACCCGCGACCAGGAGTACCAGGCGCTCACCGCCCGGGCGCAGTCGCTGCACTCCGACGCCGCCAGCGCGGCGAGCTTCATCGAACCGGAGATCCAGTCCCTGTCGCGCGAGGAACTCGACGCGATGGTCGAGTCGACCGACGGGCTCGAAGGCTACGACCACTACCTCGGCGACGTGCTCCGGATGAAAGAGCACACCCGCTCCGCGGAGGTCGAGGAGCTGCTGGCCGAGCTCGGCGAGGTGACCCACGGCACCGGCGAGGTGTACAACATGCTGACGAACGCGGACATGGAGTTCCCCGCCGTGGAGGACCCGGAGGGTGAGGCCGTCGAGATCACCCTCAGCAACTTCACGAAGCTCCAGAAGAACCCGAACCGGGAGTTCCGGCGGGAGGTGTACGAGCAGTTCTTCGACGAGTGGGCCGAGGTGCGAAACGCCGTCGGGTCGGCGTACAAAAACAGCGTGAAGGCCGACGTGAAGGAGGCCCGCGCCCGCAACTACGACACCGCGCGGCAGGCGGCGCTCGACGGCCCGAACATCCCCGTCGAGGTGTACGACAACCTCGTCGAGACCGCCCGCGAGAACCTCGACACGCTCCACCGCCACGCCGACCTCAAGCGCGAGGCGCTCGGCGTCGACGAGCTCCGGATGTGGGACCTCTACATGCCCATGACCGAGTCCGAGAGCCCCGACGTCGGGTACGGGGAGGCGAAAGAGCACATCGTCGAGGCAGTCGGCGCGCTCGGCGAGGACTACCAGTCCCGCGTCGCGGAGGGCCTGGAGTCGCGCTGGGTCGACGTGTACGAGAACCAGGGGAAGCAGGCCGGCGCGTACTCCGGCGGCACGTACGACACCCAGCCGTTCATCCTGATGAACTACCAGGACGACATCTCCTCGATGTACACGCTGGCCCACGAGCTCGGCCACTCGCTGCACTCCCAGTACACGAGCGAGGAGCAGCCCTACGTCTACAGCGACTACGAGATCTTCGTGGCCGAGGTCGCGAGCACGGTCAACGAGGCGCTGCTCACCCACCACCTCCTCGACACCGTCGAGGACCCGCAGTTCCGCCGGCACGTCCTCAACGAGTACCTCGAACGCTTCCGGTCGACGCTGTACCGCCAGACCATGTTCGCCGACTTCGAGCACCGCGTCCACGAGCTCGAAGAGGCCGGCGAGGCGCTCACCCCCGACCGCCTCGACGAGCTGTACCGCGAGCTCAAGGCGGAGTTCTACGAGCCCGCGGTCGTCGACGACCGCATCGCTCGCGAGTGGATGCGCATCCCGCACTTCTACCGGGCGTACTACGTGTTCCAGTACTCGACCGGCATCAGCGCCGCCGTCGCAATCGCGCAGGGTATTCTGGAGGAGGGCGAACCCGCCGCGCAGCGCTACATCGAGTTCCTGCAGCGCGGCTCCCGGGAGTACCCGCTCGACCTGCTCCGCCACGCCGGCGTCGACATGAGCTCGCCCGAGCCGATCCAGCGCGCACTCGACGAGTACGACGAGCACCTCGACGAGATGGCGTCGCTGATCTGA
- a CDS encoding CPBP family intramembrane glutamic endopeptidase — translation MDDTAVAGTYASPSDRSIAPDAGASLAGVALVAAVLLLTNDVLDDLTVAAAGVAVAGVMLAAFFGRRYDLLDRRLAAPLAAVAGVAVVGLGGYALVAGSSGNPLPFGLSSLGIGAVGTLVGGVGGVLAALADWQAIPDSRLAKMVRTTVVSTGVGLFGYLVLNVASLLVAVLLLATVWPELTPMRQQLVGAFGLGLGTAATALAYLRLSDRDLDFIDVRTPSLRDAGLAVAGVFVIFGGLIGLSLLFQYLGVPSSSHSTVEQARQGNPEILLLLIPASFLVIGPGEELLFRNIVQKSLYDVFSRPSAIVVASFVFSIVHFSAYGGGSMVETLGSLATIFTLSIVLGAFYAMSDNILVPAFIHGALNAIQFATLYVEITGAAPALV, via the coding sequence ATGGACGACACGGCAGTCGCCGGAACGTACGCGTCCCCCTCCGACCGGTCTATCGCCCCCGACGCGGGAGCCTCCCTCGCCGGCGTCGCGCTGGTCGCGGCGGTCCTCCTGCTGACGAACGACGTCCTCGACGACCTGACGGTCGCCGCGGCGGGCGTCGCGGTGGCGGGCGTCATGCTCGCGGCCTTCTTCGGCCGCCGGTACGACCTGCTCGACAGGCGACTCGCCGCGCCGCTGGCCGCGGTCGCCGGCGTCGCGGTCGTCGGCCTCGGCGGCTACGCACTCGTCGCGGGGTCGTCGGGGAACCCCCTCCCGTTCGGCCTCTCGTCGCTGGGGATCGGCGCGGTCGGCACGCTCGTCGGCGGCGTCGGCGGCGTCCTCGCCGCGCTCGCTGATTGGCAGGCCATCCCCGACAGTCGCCTCGCCAAGATGGTACGGACGACGGTCGTCAGCACGGGCGTCGGCCTCTTCGGCTACCTCGTGTTGAACGTCGCGTCGCTGCTCGTCGCGGTGTTGCTCCTGGCCACTGTCTGGCCGGAGCTGACGCCCATGCGCCAGCAGCTCGTCGGCGCGTTCGGGCTCGGCCTCGGGACGGCCGCGACGGCGCTCGCGTACCTCCGGCTCTCCGACCGCGACCTCGACTTCATCGACGTCCGGACGCCGTCGCTCCGAGACGCCGGCCTGGCGGTCGCCGGCGTTTTCGTCATCTTCGGCGGCCTCATCGGCCTGAGCCTCCTCTTCCAGTACCTCGGCGTCCCCTCGTCGAGTCACTCGACCGTCGAGCAGGCGCGGCAGGGCAACCCCGAGATACTGCTGCTGCTGATCCCGGCGTCCTTCCTCGTCATCGGTCCGGGCGAGGAACTGCTCTTTCGCAACATCGTCCAGAAGTCCCTGTACGACGTCTTCTCGCGGCCGAGCGCCATCGTCGTCGCGAGTTTCGTGTTCTCTATCGTACATTTCTCCGCGTACGGCGGGGGTTCGATGGTCGAGACGCTCGGCAGCCTCGCGACGATCTTCACGCTGTCTATCGTGCTCGGTGCGTTCTACGCCATGTCGGACAACATCCTGGTGCCCGCGTTCATTCACGGGGCGCTGAACGCGATCCAGTTCGCCACCCTGTACGTCGAGATAACCGGCGCGGCCCCGGCGCTCGTCTGA
- a CDS encoding SHOCT domain-containing protein codes for MTASEAADSVLDPGVMSMLVLGAGLVSVFLDFPYTGMIFALGFAVLVPLSAMIGRSGKDPERSAADADPATENDAVDESAALETLRERYARGEIDEMEYERRLEDLLATESVGEAREYVDRRGGDETRRRPSEHGREPERERR; via the coding sequence ATGACCGCTTCCGAGGCCGCCGACAGCGTCCTCGACCCCGGCGTGATGTCCATGCTAGTACTTGGCGCGGGGCTCGTTTCCGTCTTCCTCGATTTCCCGTACACGGGGATGATCTTCGCGCTGGGATTCGCCGTTCTCGTGCCGCTGAGCGCGATGATCGGCCGTAGCGGGAAAGACCCCGAAAGGAGCGCCGCCGACGCCGATCCGGCCACCGAAAACGACGCGGTCGACGAGTCGGCCGCCCTCGAAACCCTCCGCGAGCGCTACGCCCGCGGCGAGATAGACGAGATGGAGTACGAGCGCCGGCTGGAGGACCTGCTGGCGACCGAGAGCGTCGGCGAGGCGCGCGAGTACGTCGACCGGCGCGGCGGAGACGAAACGCGGCGACGACCGTCCGAGCACGGCCGAGAACCGGAGCGCGAACGGCGCTGA
- a CDS encoding antitoxin VapB family protein — MGSKAISVREDVYRALKREKRDDESFSDVIERPPEGRGTGIRCSASWVR, encoded by the coding sequence ATGGGTAGCAAGGCCATTAGCGTCCGCGAGGACGTCTATCGGGCGCTGAAACGGGAGAAGCGAGACGATGAGAGCTTCTCAGACGTCATCGAACGGCCACCCGAGGGGAGGGGAACCGGCATCCGCTGTTCGGCCTCGTGGGTACGCTGA
- the pan2 gene encoding proteasome-activating nucleotidase Pan2 has product MSRSPSLPDRPRLDLDPEMSDEERVEALREHFAEILEVHDELTEQLDTADARRQELRADVDKLERENEKLKTSSLYVATVEEVSDDEIVVKQHGNNQEVLTEVSPRLQDELEAGDRVAVNDSFSVQTILDNETDARAQAMEIDESPEVRYEDIGGIDEQVREVREAVEEPLVRPEQFAEAGIEPPSGVLLHGPPGTGKTMLAKAVANETDATFIKMAGSELVRKFIGEGSRLVRDLFELASERQPSIIFIDEIDAIAAKRTESKTSGDAEVQRTMMQLLSEMDGFEDRGNIRIIAATNRFDMLDRAILRPGRFDRLIEVPEPDHDGRVKILEIHTRDMNVADTVDFDALADSTEGYSGAEIESLTTEAGMFAIRDERTEVRMEDFENALEKMEDDDAAGDTVASGGYPDYAY; this is encoded by the coding sequence ATGTCACGCAGCCCCTCGCTCCCCGACAGACCCCGCCTCGACCTCGATCCCGAGATGTCCGACGAGGAGCGCGTCGAAGCGCTTCGCGAGCACTTCGCGGAGATCCTCGAAGTGCACGACGAACTGACCGAGCAGCTCGACACCGCGGACGCGCGCCGGCAGGAGCTCCGCGCGGACGTCGACAAGCTCGAGCGCGAGAACGAGAAGCTCAAGACCTCCTCGCTGTACGTCGCGACCGTCGAGGAGGTCTCGGACGACGAGATCGTCGTCAAGCAACACGGCAACAACCAAGAAGTCCTCACCGAGGTCTCCCCGCGGCTGCAGGACGAGCTGGAGGCCGGCGACCGCGTCGCCGTCAACGACTCTTTCAGCGTCCAGACGATCCTCGACAACGAGACCGACGCCCGCGCCCAGGCGATGGAGATAGACGAGAGCCCCGAGGTCCGCTACGAGGACATCGGCGGCATCGACGAGCAGGTCCGCGAGGTCCGCGAGGCCGTCGAGGAGCCGCTCGTCCGCCCCGAGCAGTTCGCTGAGGCCGGCATTGAGCCGCCCAGCGGCGTGCTCCTGCACGGCCCGCCCGGCACGGGGAAGACGATGCTGGCGAAGGCCGTCGCCAACGAGACCGACGCCACCTTCATCAAGATGGCCGGCTCCGAACTCGTCCGGAAGTTCATCGGCGAGGGCTCCCGACTCGTCCGCGACCTGTTCGAGCTCGCCTCCGAGCGCCAGCCCTCCATCATCTTCATCGACGAGATCGACGCGATCGCGGCGAAGCGCACCGAGAGCAAGACCTCGGGCGACGCCGAGGTCCAGCGCACCATGATGCAGTTGCTCTCGGAGATGGACGGCTTCGAGGACCGCGGGAACATCCGCATCATCGCGGCGACGAACCGCTTCGACATGCTCGACCGCGCCATCCTCCGCCCCGGCCGCTTCGACCGCCTCATCGAGGTGCCCGAGCCGGACCACGACGGCCGCGTCAAGATCCTCGAGATCCACACCCGCGACATGAACGTCGCCGACACGGTCGACTTCGACGCCCTCGCGGACAGCACCGAGGGCTACAGCGGCGCCGAGATCGAGTCGCTCACCACCGAGGCCGGGATGTTCGCCATCCGCGACGAGCGCACCGAGGTCCGCATGGAGGACTTCGAGAACGCCCTCGAGAAGATGGAGGACGACGACGCCGCCGGCGACACCGTCGCGTCCGGCGGCTACCCCGACTACGCCTACTAA
- a CDS encoding CopG family transcriptional regulator produces the protein MARQYSLVCEDDIGERVRALAREYGLTEEEVLRQLIQRGLEQTEAERRS, from the coding sequence ATGGCCAGACAGTACTCCCTCGTCTGCGAGGACGACATCGGCGAGCGCGTGCGGGCGCTCGCCCGCGAGTACGGACTCACGGAGGAGGAGGTACTGCGCCAGCTCATCCAGCGGGGGCTGGAACAGACCGAGGCCGAACGGCGTTCCTAG
- a CDS encoding pyruvoyl-dependent arginine decarboxylase, with amino-acid sequence MNTIRVVWGTATGPTEMASYDAALAAANVHNYNLVPVSSVIPADAEVEAVGTAPDLGPAGERLTVVEARATVAGPGRASAGLAWSESEEGPGLFYEAAGETGTEDVRDRVLQGLSTGQELRDWTFGEAKHEVATEPAEPGMYTSAVVLAVYGDSDSLF; translated from the coding sequence ATGAACACGATTCGCGTCGTTTGGGGGACGGCGACGGGACCCACGGAGATGGCGTCGTACGACGCCGCGCTCGCGGCGGCGAACGTGCACAACTACAACCTCGTCCCCGTCTCGTCGGTCATCCCCGCAGACGCCGAGGTGGAGGCGGTCGGCACCGCGCCGGACCTGGGCCCCGCGGGCGAGCGCCTGACGGTCGTCGAGGCGCGGGCGACGGTGGCCGGTCCGGGTCGCGCCAGCGCGGGGCTGGCCTGGTCCGAGTCGGAGGAAGGTCCGGGCCTGTTCTACGAGGCCGCGGGCGAGACGGGCACCGAGGACGTCCGGGACCGCGTGCTGCAGGGGCTCTCGACGGGGCAGGAACTGCGCGACTGGACGTTCGGGGAGGCCAAGCACGAGGTGGCCACGGAGCCGGCGGAGCCCGGGATGTACACGTCGGCCGTCGTGCTGGCGGTGTACGGCGACAGCGACTCGCTGTTCTGA